One window of Methylococcus sp. EFPC2 genomic DNA carries:
- a CDS encoding efflux transporter outer membrane subunit, whose translation MSLRRTVGPAFTLLGLSALLTACMPLPGGGVQARLMDLSGESRTLSADPAAERIVKRWPREKWWVDFHNAELNRVIEAALAGSPTLKVAVARLSQAEAAADYRAADLLPSVGARADLHRRRFSSTDFYGPAGGHTYTGAYLDPAVFNYHLDLWGKDKANLEAALGQEKAEASELAAARLLLSTAVARAYFLLGSTEEAIAWAHARVEKSAEKLRLARLRWERGLEAQDPVHEDEQKLQDAHQRESHLHAEAQTLRNRLAALAGRGPDWGREIRISAGAYAERFPLPERLPLGLLAHRPDVAAALWRAEAAARLVKVAETNFYPDVDLVGFAGLRSLNLKDLFLSHGASVAYSIGPTVTLPIFEGGRLEAELKHAQAAHAGAVEGYNAALLAAVQQVADALAHWRETLDHDATQERALAAAEAEAELAERRFQAGLSTRDGEIDAATRLIEQRLKASELRSEHLQAAVGLIAALGGGYENPQTQPASGTQP comes from the coding sequence ATGAGTCTCCGTCGAACCGTCGGTCCGGCATTCACCCTGCTCGGCCTGTCCGCGCTGCTCACCGCCTGCATGCCGTTGCCCGGCGGCGGCGTGCAGGCCAGGCTCATGGATTTGTCCGGCGAATCGCGGACTTTGAGCGCGGATCCGGCTGCCGAGCGCATCGTGAAGCGCTGGCCCCGGGAAAAATGGTGGGTCGATTTTCACAATGCCGAGCTCAACCGGGTCATCGAAGCGGCGCTGGCCGGCAGCCCGACGCTCAAGGTCGCGGTCGCGCGCCTGAGCCAGGCCGAAGCCGCGGCCGATTACCGGGCGGCGGACCTGTTGCCCAGCGTGGGGGCCCGCGCCGATCTGCACCGGCGCCGGTTTTCCTCCACCGATTTTTACGGGCCCGCCGGCGGCCACACCTACACCGGTGCCTACCTCGATCCCGCGGTTTTCAATTACCACCTGGATCTCTGGGGCAAGGACAAGGCGAATCTGGAGGCGGCGCTGGGCCAGGAAAAGGCGGAAGCCTCGGAGCTCGCCGCGGCGCGCCTGCTGCTGAGCACGGCGGTGGCGCGCGCATATTTCCTGCTCGGTTCGACCGAGGAGGCCATCGCCTGGGCGCACGCCCGGGTGGAAAAATCCGCGGAAAAGCTGCGTCTCGCCCGTTTGCGTTGGGAGCGCGGCTTGGAAGCACAGGATCCGGTGCACGAAGACGAGCAAAAGCTGCAAGATGCCCATCAACGGGAAAGCCATTTGCATGCCGAAGCGCAAACGCTGCGCAACCGGCTCGCCGCCCTCGCCGGACGAGGGCCCGACTGGGGACGGGAAATCCGCATTTCCGCCGGCGCCTATGCGGAACGCTTCCCCCTGCCCGAAAGGCTACCCCTGGGGTTGCTGGCTCACCGGCCCGACGTGGCAGCGGCGCTCTGGCGCGCGGAGGCGGCGGCTCGTTTGGTGAAAGTGGCCGAGACCAACTTCTATCCGGACGTCGATCTGGTGGGTTTCGCCGGGCTGCGCAGCCTCAATCTCAAGGACTTGTTTCTGTCCCACGGAGCCAGTGTCGCCTATTCGATAGGGCCGACCGTGACCCTGCCGATCTTCGAAGGCGGCCGCCTGGAGGCCGAGCTGAAGCACGCGCAGGCGGCCCACGCCGGTGCGGTGGAGGGCTACAACGCGGCCTTGCTGGCCGCGGTGCAGCAAGTCGCCGATGCATTGGCCCATTGGCGGGAAACCCTGGATCACGACGCCACCCAGGAGCGGGCGCTGGCGGCCGCGGAGGCGGAAGCCGAGTTGGCCGAGCGCCGATTCCAGGCGGGCTTGAGCACCCGCGACGGCGAGATAGACGCGGCAACCAGGCTGATCGAACAGCGCCTGAAAGCCAGCGAACTTCGATCCGAGCATCTGCAAGCCGCCGTCGGCCTGATCGCCGCCCTGGGCGGCGGCTACGAAAATCCCCAGACCCAGCCGGCATCCGGCACGCAACCATGA